One region of Streptococcus salivarius genomic DNA includes:
- a CDS encoding class I SAM-dependent methyltransferase, with the protein MLIQYLIKQSINPSGLVGRVITNIWSSYFKELSLWAIKQTTIPNNSRILEVGYGGGSTIKNLLALDKNLDIHGIDISKESYQTARRMLLKSIENDSVQLMVGNVENLPYQNHYFDLVFAIQTHIFWIDLKQSFQEIYRVMSNHSTLIIASEKEKIQYHMTDYGTSSELSQLLTSIGFSKIEERQNHKWVLYIVIKRH; encoded by the coding sequence ATGCTCATTCAATATCTTATAAAGCAATCTATAAATCCGAGTGGTCTTGTTGGCCGAGTGATTACCAACATCTGGTCGTCCTATTTTAAGGAACTCAGCCTTTGGGCAATAAAACAAACCACTATCCCTAACAATAGTCGTATTTTAGAAGTCGGTTATGGCGGTGGTAGCACTATCAAAAACCTACTTGCTTTAGATAAAAATCTTGACATTCATGGCATTGATATTTCCAAGGAGTCTTATCAAACTGCTAGACGGATGCTTTTAAAGTCAATAGAAAATGATAGTGTCCAGCTGATGGTTGGCAATGTCGAAAACCTTCCCTACCAAAATCATTATTTTGATCTTGTCTTTGCCATTCAGACCCATATTTTCTGGATAGATTTAAAACAAAGCTTTCAGGAAATCTATCGAGTCATGTCCAATCATTCTACTCTGATTATTGCTTCCGAAAAAGAAAAAATACAGTATCATATGACAGATTATGGAACAAGTTCTGAATTGAGTCAGTTATTAACAAGTATTGGCTTTTCAAAGATTGAAGAAAGGCAAAATCACAAATGGGTTTTGTACATTGTTATTAAAAGACATTAG
- a CDS encoding TetR/AcrR family transcriptional regulator, which yields MNQYQKTTEKKQQAIIQAALRLFKDKGFKQTSIKSIAEAAEVSPVSIYNYFGSKDNLVALCVNDLFEEITQQAEDILNSNLDFKTKLDHAFALCQEKMSQQISDYFQDKMVEDSVFSTLLTKAITAKKGDIYRAYIHLGKAEGLIAEDLSTELILNVMDALNGMGNQLAHSDNLETEVEQIHQIFLYGILGKKKS from the coding sequence ATGAATCAATATCAAAAGACGACTGAGAAAAAGCAGCAAGCGATTATTCAAGCAGCTTTGCGTTTGTTTAAAGACAAAGGTTTTAAACAAACGAGTATAAAATCTATTGCAGAGGCAGCAGAAGTATCTCCTGTTTCTATCTACAATTATTTCGGGAGCAAAGATAATTTGGTGGCTCTCTGTGTTAATGACTTGTTTGAAGAAATAACCCAACAAGCTGAGGACATTTTAAATAGCAATCTAGATTTTAAAACAAAATTAGACCATGCTTTTGCCCTATGTCAGGAGAAAATGAGTCAGCAAATCTCGGACTATTTTCAAGATAAAATGGTGGAAGATTCTGTTTTCTCAACTCTCCTAACGAAAGCAATCACTGCAAAAAAAGGTGACATCTATCGTGCTTATATTCATCTCGGAAAAGCAGAGGGCCTTATTGCTGAAGACCTATCGACAGAGCTTATCTTAAATGTCATGGATGCTCTTAATGGTATGGGAAATCAATTAGCCCATAGTGACAATTTAGAGACAGAGGTTGAGCAGATTCATCAGATCTTTTTGTACGGTATTTTAGGAAAAAAGAAATCATGA
- a CDS encoding CPBP family intramembrane glutamic endopeptidase translates to MRKFISKQSVAIWYALSALFATYIVGQVILWCFPDRSSLGTSLLFILMNCVPLIMAAVFSLVLSEVKSLGEFFKKVFLQKESPLSWILALFIPVIYYGISFFLRNVSFTGNTLLAFLLYFPWTFLYGGLEEVGWRWFLQEHLYFSKHFITKMMVLSLVWFLWHIPIYQLPWITAVSSNYLIFYLMILGNTFLFGALKEYSKGAAPCILAHMLIDSLAVLMLVQSSLTQIILLVICEILIASWLVAVRKS, encoded by the coding sequence ATGAGAAAATTTATTTCAAAACAATCAGTCGCTATCTGGTATGCACTGTCTGCCCTCTTTGCTACATATATAGTAGGGCAAGTTATCCTATGGTGTTTCCCAGACAGGAGTAGTCTGGGTACCTCACTACTGTTTATCCTAATGAACTGTGTTCCCCTGATTATGGCGGCTGTCTTTTCTCTTGTGTTGAGTGAAGTCAAATCCTTGGGTGAATTCTTCAAGAAGGTCTTTCTTCAAAAAGAAAGTCCCCTGTCCTGGATTCTAGCTCTCTTCATTCCAGTCATCTACTATGGAATCTCATTCTTTCTCAGGAATGTTAGCTTTACTGGGAACACCCTCTTGGCCTTCTTACTATATTTTCCCTGGACCTTTTTATATGGGGGGCTGGAAGAAGTAGGTTGGCGTTGGTTTTTACAAGAACATCTTTACTTTAGTAAGCACTTTATAACTAAAATGATGGTTCTTTCCCTTGTCTGGTTCCTCTGGCATATCCCTATCTATCAACTCCCTTGGATTACAGCAGTTTCCTCCAACTATCTCATTTTTTACCTGATGATTTTAGGAAATACTTTTCTATTTGGAGCTCTCAAAGAGTATTCAAAAGGAGCTGCTCCTTGTATCCTTGCCCATATGCTGATCGATAGTCTGGCTGTCCTTATGCTAGTTCAGAGTTCTCTTACTCAGATTATCCTTCTGGTTATTTGCGAAATCCTAATAGCCTCTTGGCTGGTGGCGGTACGAAAATCATAG
- a CDS encoding SP_0198 family lipoprotein, with the protein MTLSKKLTLSLASMAVLGLLAACSNQKAQTPESSASTQQSSSKVSSSQSSEVSKQTEGLDGTYKGTDENDRITLTISGNTGTWEEDEADGEKESKSVTVNPDNQSLTIGDDTKHYKLDGNQLTIEDDDHDPNDTVILTK; encoded by the coding sequence ATGACATTGTCCAAAAAACTCACACTTTCTCTTGCCTCTATGGCAGTTCTTGGTCTTTTAGCAGCCTGCTCAAACCAGAAAGCTCAAACACCTGAAAGCTCTGCTAGCACCCAACAAAGTTCAAGTAAGGTTTCATCTTCACAAAGTTCTGAAGTTTCTAAACAGACTGAAGGGCTAGATGGCACCTATAAAGGGACTGATGAAAATGATCGTATTACTCTTACCATCTCTGGAAATACTGGAACTTGGGAAGAGGACGAAGCAGATGGCGAGAAGGAAAGCAAGTCTGTAACAGTTAACCCTGACAATCAAAGTCTAACAATTGGTGACGATACCAAACACTATAAACTTGACGGCAATCAGCTGACTATTGAAGATGATGACCACGATCCAAATGATACGGTTATCTTGACGAAATAA
- a CDS encoding YbgA family protein, which translates to MTTTNPRRQCERLWAANKYLVLSHSNKIYLEIRNYLKNDEVSLDQVQDYIDHALDLPENPGQVVNAFQHIWGYFKKKATASEKEMFMAQLDSYAAGQIPQQCLVASVKELLIKYPNRYLEESTLINGGSK; encoded by the coding sequence ATGACAACTACCAATCCACGTCGCCAGTGCGAGCGACTTTGGGCAGCAAATAAGTACCTGGTGCTCAGCCATTCAAACAAGATTTACTTAGAAATCCGTAACTATCTCAAGAATGATGAGGTTAGTTTGGATCAGGTTCAAGACTATATTGATCATGCACTTGACCTTCCTGAAAATCCTGGTCAGGTCGTCAATGCCTTTCAACATATCTGGGGGTATTTTAAGAAAAAGGCGACTGCCAGTGAGAAGGAAATGTTTATGGCCCAACTGGATAGCTATGCGGCAGGCCAAATTCCTCAGCAGTGTTTGGTGGCATCCGTCAAAGAGCTCCTCATCAAGTACCCAAATCGCTATCTGGAGGAGTCAACTCTGATTAATGGAGGTAGCAAATGA
- a CDS encoding TIGR02328 family protein: MRLWHQALIAKLPRQQLLGQHRECCALRGKGWQRKHATVNYVFDYSPYRLFKYHELIMQEMTERGYRVSPEWLDKKYRGKQMPAYDKIEAEKLPVIIYPEHDTAYLQECLDNLKQKGIII, encoded by the coding sequence ATGAGACTGTGGCATCAAGCCTTGATTGCAAAACTACCTCGTCAGCAATTATTAGGACAACACCGAGAATGTTGCGCCCTTCGTGGTAAGGGATGGCAACGCAAACATGCGACGGTTAACTATGTTTTTGATTATTCACCGTACCGCTTGTTTAAATACCATGAGCTCATTATGCAAGAAATGACGGAACGTGGCTATCGTGTTAGCCCAGAGTGGTTGGACAAGAAGTATCGAGGCAAGCAGATGCCAGCCTACGATAAGATTGAAGCGGAGAAGCTACCAGTCATCATTTACCCAGAGCATGATACTGCCTATTTACAGGAATGTCTGGACAATCTCAAGCAAAAAGGAATCATCATCTAA
- a CDS encoding CPBP family intramembrane glutamic endopeptidase codes for MTLFMSKLMSGIMELLIVSVIPFITWLIWSRKKVGFFDWVGLKKVESQKKRQLLLTILGISLVFLLFSIIVFAWFDSSKTATADFSGKGIGALPAILAYAILGTALPEEIFFRGFLLKRMQGKLGFLGANLLQSLLFGLIHALMFIQIIGYLKAFVILVFISLIAYIFGAINEKKANGSILPSVFIHALANTVVGLLFAFSLI; via the coding sequence ATGACCCTATTTATGTCTAAACTGATGAGCGGTATTATGGAACTGCTCATAGTCTCTGTCATTCCTTTTATCACTTGGTTAATTTGGAGCAGGAAAAAGGTCGGTTTCTTTGACTGGGTTGGGTTGAAGAAAGTTGAGAGTCAGAAGAAGAGGCAATTACTACTGACCATTTTGGGTATTAGTCTAGTTTTTCTTCTTTTTTCAATTATCGTCTTCGCTTGGTTCGACTCTAGCAAAACGGCCACAGCAGATTTTTCTGGAAAGGGAATTGGAGCTCTTCCTGCTATTCTAGCCTACGCTATCTTAGGGACTGCCTTGCCAGAAGAAATCTTCTTTAGAGGTTTTCTATTAAAAAGGATGCAAGGAAAACTAGGATTTCTAGGAGCAAATCTGCTTCAGTCTCTCTTATTCGGTCTCATCCATGCACTTATGTTTATCCAAATAATTGGTTATCTAAAGGCTTTTGTTATCTTGGTCTTTATCAGTCTCATAGCTTACATCTTTGGTGCTATCAATGAGAAGAAAGCAAATGGGTCCATTCTTCCTAGTGTCTTTATCCACGCCTTGGCCAATACGGTTGTAGGGTTGCTCTTTGCCTTCTCTCTCATTTAG
- a CDS encoding GDSL-type esterase/lipase family protein, which yields MDELKDIKLKNYQYLNEVAIKGETLFTGSSLMELFPICEIARSRGIDDIIYNRGISGLNTDEFLQHIHPLLLDLQPSKVFINIGTNDMTEEPYGDQWFQHMTANISQILEQTLAILPHTKIYLMAFYPANLHLPWQTKASIQWMKLRTPENLDRCNQALEEIAKTYGCHFINCNADLVDDRKEQKAEHTYDGVHLYANAYLKVFEVLEPYLLH from the coding sequence ATGGATGAATTAAAAGATATCAAACTTAAAAACTATCAGTACCTAAATGAGGTCGCTATCAAGGGGGAGACGCTTTTCACGGGCTCCTCTCTCATGGAGCTTTTTCCCATTTGTGAAATCGCTAGGAGTAGAGGTATCGACGATATCATCTACAATCGGGGCATCAGTGGTTTGAATACGGATGAATTTCTCCAGCATATCCATCCTCTACTTTTGGATCTGCAACCGAGTAAGGTTTTCATCAATATCGGTACCAATGACATGACCGAGGAGCCTTATGGAGATCAGTGGTTCCAACATATGACGGCAAATATCAGCCAAATTCTGGAGCAAACACTAGCTATATTGCCCCATACCAAGATTTACCTGATGGCTTTTTACCCAGCCAATCTTCATCTGCCTTGGCAGACCAAGGCTTCAATTCAGTGGATGAAACTGCGGACTCCTGAAAATCTTGACCGCTGTAACCAGGCTCTTGAGGAAATTGCCAAAACCTATGGCTGCCACTTCATTAATTGTAATGCTGATTTGGTTGATGATAGAAAAGAGCAGAAGGCTGAGCACACCTATGACGGCGTCCACCTTTATGCCAATGCTTACTTAAAAGTCTTTGAAGTTCTGGAGCCATATCTCCTGCATTAA
- a CDS encoding SulP family inorganic anion transporter: MDALKYITPKFFTTIRNYSKGQFLKDLIAGVIVAIIALPLSIALAIASGVNPEQGLYTAVVAGFFISFLGGSRVQIGGPTAAFVVIIYGIIAQYGMAGLTLATLMAGLMLIIMGLLRFGDLIKFIPKTITLGFTLGIAVGIMAGQVKDFLGLEMKSVPAEFLEKLLAYGKHLSSISWPTLAIGILALVIQIFWPRLSQKIPGSLVAIIVTTAIVAFGHLPVKTIGDLYTIKAGLPSFTVPDLSFSLIRQMMSPAFTIAILAAIESLLSCVVSDGMIGGNHRSNAELIGQGVGNIMSALFGGIPATGAIARTAANVKNGGRTPVAGMVHALTLLLILLFLMPYASLIPMTCLASILMIVGYNMSGWRTVVRMIQRAPKSDVAVLIVTFILTVFFDLVVAIEFGMVLAAFLFLKRMSDVAQIRQWVDKENLDDPVLSEDSDLKQVPKNAVVYEIFGALFFGAANNFLNVINDDGKNVLILRMRNVPAMDISGLDALEETLAICQKRGMTLLLSHVNAQPYRVLEKSGFIQTIGPDNICESTDQALEKAVALAKEA, from the coding sequence ATGGACGCTTTAAAATATATCACACCCAAATTTTTTACCACCATCAGGAATTATTCTAAGGGCCAGTTTCTCAAGGACCTGATTGCAGGAGTTATCGTGGCTATCATTGCTCTCCCCTTGTCGATTGCCCTTGCCATTGCCTCTGGTGTCAATCCCGAACAAGGTCTTTACACAGCAGTAGTTGCAGGCTTTTTTATTTCTTTTTTGGGAGGTAGTCGGGTTCAGATTGGTGGACCTACCGCAGCCTTCGTTGTCATCATCTATGGCATCATCGCCCAGTATGGTATGGCTGGTTTGACCCTTGCCACGCTCATGGCGGGACTCATGCTTATTATCATGGGACTCCTGCGTTTTGGTGACCTGATCAAGTTCATTCCCAAAACCATCACACTTGGTTTTACCTTGGGGATAGCTGTTGGGATTATGGCTGGACAGGTTAAAGATTTCCTGGGCCTTGAGATGAAGTCCGTGCCAGCTGAGTTCTTAGAAAAACTTCTAGCTTATGGGAAGCATCTTTCAAGTATTAGCTGGCCGACACTTGCAATTGGTATCTTGGCCCTAGTCATTCAAATCTTTTGGCCACGCCTTTCTCAGAAAATTCCGGGGTCTTTGGTTGCAATTATTGTGACCACAGCCATCGTAGCTTTTGGTCATCTCCCAGTCAAAACCATCGGTGATCTTTACACCATCAAAGCAGGACTTCCAAGTTTCACAGTTCCTGACCTATCATTTTCTTTGATTCGTCAAATGATGTCGCCAGCCTTCACCATTGCCATACTAGCAGCCATTGAATCCCTACTTTCTTGCGTTGTTTCAGACGGGATGATTGGTGGTAATCATCGCTCTAATGCTGAATTGATTGGCCAAGGTGTTGGGAATATCATGTCAGCCCTCTTTGGCGGGATTCCTGCAACGGGTGCCATCGCCCGTACCGCAGCCAATGTCAAAAATGGAGGACGGACACCAGTAGCGGGGATGGTTCATGCCCTTACCTTGCTTCTGATTTTACTCTTTCTCATGCCTTATGCCTCATTGATTCCTATGACCTGTTTGGCCTCAATCCTAATGATTGTCGGTTATAACATGAGCGGTTGGCGTACTGTCGTTCGTATGATTCAACGTGCTCCTAAGAGTGACGTAGCAGTCCTTATCGTAACCTTTATCTTAACCGTTTTCTTTGACCTAGTGGTTGCCATCGAATTTGGTATGGTCCTAGCAGCCTTCCTCTTCCTCAAACGCATGTCAGACGTGGCTCAAATTCGTCAGTGGGTGGACAAGGAAAATCTGGACGATCCAGTTTTGTCCGAGGACAGCGACTTGAAACAAGTCCCTAAAAATGCAGTCGTATATGAAATCTTCGGTGCCCTCTTCTTTGGTGCAGCCAATAATTTCTTGAATGTTATCAATGACGATGGTAAGAATGTCCTTATCCTACGCATGCGCAACGTTCCAGCCATGGATATCTCTGGTCTGGATGCCCTTGAGGAAACGCTTGCTATCTGCCAAAAACGTGGCATGACCTTGCTTCTTTCTCACGTTAACGCCCAACCCTACCGAGTTCTCGAAAAATCAGGCTTCATCCAGACTATCGGTCCAGATAATATCTGCGAGTCGACGGACCAAGCCCTTGAAAAAGCAGTAGCCTTGGCAAAAGAAGCCTAG
- a CDS encoding TIGR03943 family putative permease subunit, with the protein MLRFLILSGYFELVMYLQVSGKLNQYINIHYSYLAYISMVLSFILAVVQLIVWMKQMKVHSHLSGRVAKVASIVLLAFPVLTGLLVPTVTLDANTVSAKGYHFPLAAGSDPNQADQEGTTIQYLKPDTSSYFTSSAYEKEMTKELTKYKGHETIQITTENYMEVMELIYLYPNDFVGKKVTYTGFVYNDPQTKGYQFIFRFGIIHCIADSGVYGLATRGSDQTFKDNTWVKVTGTITVDYYQNLKQSLPILNLTEVKEVGQPDNPYVYRVF; encoded by the coding sequence ATGTTACGTTTTCTCATCTTATCTGGGTATTTTGAGCTGGTCATGTACTTGCAAGTTTCTGGCAAGCTCAACCAGTACATTAATATCCACTACTCCTACTTGGCCTACATTTCCATGGTGCTTTCCTTTATCCTTGCTGTGGTTCAACTCATTGTTTGGATGAAGCAGATGAAGGTTCACTCGCATTTGTCAGGTCGAGTAGCCAAGGTAGCCAGCATCGTTCTCTTGGCCTTTCCAGTCCTTACGGGGCTCTTGGTGCCAACGGTGACTCTGGATGCTAATACCGTATCAGCTAAGGGGTATCATTTTCCACTGGCGGCAGGGAGTGATCCTAATCAGGCCGACCAAGAGGGAACGACCATCCAGTACTTGAAGCCGGACACCAGCTCCTACTTCACCTCCTCAGCTTATGAGAAGGAGATGACCAAGGAGCTAACCAAGTACAAGGGACATGAGACCATCCAGATTACCACGGAAAATTACATGGAAGTTATGGAGCTCATCTACCTCTATCCTAACGATTTTGTGGGCAAGAAGGTCACCTATACCGGCTTTGTTTACAATGACCCACAGACCAAGGGTTATCAGTTCATCTTCCGTTTCGGTATTATCCACTGTATCGCCGATTCAGGTGTTTACGGACTGGCGACGAGAGGAAGTGACCAAACCTTCAAGGATAATACCTGGGTAAAAGTCACTGGTACCATCACTGTGGATTACTATCAAAATCTCAAACAGAGCCTGCCTATCCTCAATTTGACTGAGGTCAAAGAGGTCGGTCAGCCTGACAACCCTTATGTTTATCGCGTATTTTAA
- a CDS encoding permease, with protein sequence MAIFHQLPDSVLQLLAVFLSIIIEALPFVLLGSILSGFIEVFVTPEKVQNFLPKNKVLAILFGTLIGFIFPSCECGIVPIITRFLEKKVPSYTAIPFMATAPIINPVVLFATYTAFGNSWYYVILRFLGAFLIAMILGILLGFVVDDQILKDNRKVSHVHDYSGLSAGKKVFQALIHAVDEFFDTGRYLIFGSLVAAGMQTYLPTRILTTIGHNSVTAILIMMLLAFILSLCSEADAFIGASLLSSFGVAPTVAFLIIGPMVDIKNLIMMKHQFKTRFVGLFVGTASLVTIIYCLVLGVI encoded by the coding sequence ATGGCTATTTTTCATCAACTACCAGATAGCGTTTTGCAGCTTCTGGCAGTTTTTCTATCTATTATTATCGAAGCCCTGCCCTTCGTTTTACTGGGAAGCATCTTGTCTGGCTTTATCGAAGTCTTCGTGACCCCTGAAAAGGTCCAAAACTTCCTGCCGAAAAACAAGGTCCTGGCTATTCTCTTTGGAACTCTAATTGGTTTTATTTTCCCTTCTTGTGAGTGTGGGATTGTTCCCATTATCACGCGCTTTTTAGAGAAAAAAGTGCCTAGCTACACGGCTATTCCTTTCATGGCAACAGCTCCTATCATTAATCCAGTCGTTCTTTTTGCGACCTATACGGCCTTTGGGAACTCTTGGTACTACGTGATTTTACGTTTTCTCGGAGCTTTCTTGATTGCCATGATTTTGGGAATCTTGCTGGGCTTTGTGGTGGATGACCAGATTCTTAAGGACAATCGTAAGGTCAGTCATGTGCACGACTATAGTGGTTTGTCAGCTGGTAAGAAAGTTTTTCAAGCCTTGATTCATGCGGTAGATGAATTTTTCGACACTGGGCGTTACCTGATTTTCGGGAGCCTGGTGGCCGCAGGAATGCAGACCTACCTACCTACCCGTATTCTTACGACAATCGGGCACAATTCGGTGACAGCCATCCTCATCATGATGCTTTTGGCCTTTATCCTCTCACTGTGTTCGGAGGCGGATGCCTTTATCGGGGCTTCCTTGCTCTCTAGTTTTGGAGTGGCACCAACGGTGGCCTTTCTCATCATTGGTCCTATGGTTGATATCAAGAACCTAATCATGATGAAACACCAGTTTAAGACACGCTTTGTTGGTCTCTTCGTAGGAACCGCAAGTCTGGTGACAATCATTTACTGTCTGGTATTGGGGGTGATTTAA
- a CDS encoding SPJ_0845 family protein → MAVIQKKTNELESMMASFAAIPDFEKAGTDPKKDKRLQEDKKK, encoded by the coding sequence ATGGCGGTTATTCAGAAAAAAACAAATGAACTTGAAAGCATGATGGCATCTTTTGCAGCTATCCCTGATTTTGAGAAGGCGGGAACTGATCCTAAGAAGGACAAACGTCTTCAAGAAGATAAGAAGAAATAA
- a CDS encoding Tex family protein, whose translation MENRNLETLAQELGLKKQQVETVLELTAEGNTIPFIARYRKEKTGNLDETQIKAIIDMDKSLTTLQDRKETVLAKIEAQGKLTDQLKAAIEAAEKLADVEELYLPYKEKRRTKATIAREAGLFPLARLILQNSPNLKAEAEKLTSEVFPTFDKALAGAVDILIEAFSEDNSLRSWTYNEIWNNSDITSTLKDQSLDEKETFKIYYDFEDKVSKLQGYRTLALNRGEKLGVIKVSFKHNLEKMHRFYSARFKQKNDYIEEVINQSLKKKIIPAMERRIRSELTEAAEDGAIQLFSQNLRSLLLVSPLKGKMVLGFDPAFRTGAKLAVVDQTGKLITTQVIYPVAPASQAKIAQAKKDLADLIKKYAIEIIAIGNGTASRESEAFVAEVLKDFPETSYVIVNESGASVYSASELARHEFPDLTVEKRSAISIARRLQDPLAELVKIDPKSIGVGQYQHDVSQKKLSENLDFVVDTVVNQVGVNVNTASSTLLSHVSGLNKTISENIVAYREENGEIVSRAEIKKVPRLGAKAFEQAAGFLRIPNAKNILDNTGVHPESYPAVKDLFKQLDITDLDDSAKEKLKALNLKETAEELGLGQETLKDIIADLLKPGRDLRDDFEAPVLRQDVLELKDLSVGQKLEGTVRNVVDFGAFVDIGVHEDGLIHISEMSKSFVNHPSQVVSVGDLVTVWVSKVDLEHEKLNLSLVNPRESN comes from the coding sequence ATGGAAAATCGTAATTTAGAGACATTGGCTCAGGAATTGGGCCTAAAAAAACAACAAGTTGAAACAGTTTTGGAATTGACCGCAGAAGGCAATACCATTCCTTTCATTGCCCGTTACCGTAAGGAAAAAACAGGCAATCTGGATGAAACGCAAATCAAGGCTATCATTGATATGGACAAGTCCTTGACTACTCTTCAAGACCGCAAGGAAACGGTTTTGGCTAAGATCGAGGCACAGGGCAAATTGACTGACCAACTCAAGGCAGCCATTGAAGCGGCTGAAAAGTTGGCAGACGTGGAAGAACTCTACCTTCCCTATAAGGAAAAACGCCGCACCAAAGCGACTATTGCCCGTGAAGCAGGTCTTTTCCCCTTGGCTCGTCTTATCTTGCAAAATAGTCCCAACCTCAAGGCTGAAGCTGAAAAGCTGACATCTGAAGTCTTTCCAACATTTGATAAGGCTCTTGCGGGTGCTGTGGACATTTTGATTGAGGCCTTTTCTGAGGACAATAGCTTGCGCTCTTGGACCTACAACGAAATCTGGAACAACAGTGACATCACTTCAACCCTCAAGGATCAATCGCTGGATGAAAAAGAAACTTTCAAGATTTACTATGATTTTGAGGATAAGGTGTCTAAACTTCAAGGTTACCGTACGTTAGCCCTTAACCGTGGTGAGAAACTAGGCGTTATTAAGGTAAGTTTTAAGCACAATCTTGAGAAAATGCACCGTTTCTACAGTGCTCGTTTCAAACAAAAAAATGACTATATCGAGGAAGTTATCAATCAATCTCTCAAGAAGAAAATCATTCCAGCTATGGAGCGTCGTATCCGAAGCGAATTGACTGAAGCAGCAGAAGATGGTGCGATTCAACTTTTCTCTCAAAATCTTCGAAGCCTCCTTCTAGTATCGCCACTTAAAGGCAAGATGGTACTTGGTTTTGACCCAGCCTTTCGTACGGGGGCTAAGTTGGCCGTGGTTGACCAAACTGGTAAGCTCATTACAACGCAAGTGATCTATCCAGTAGCTCCAGCAAGTCAGGCTAAAATCGCACAGGCTAAAAAAGACTTGGCTGACCTCATCAAAAAGTATGCCATTGAGATTATTGCGATCGGTAATGGAACAGCAAGCCGTGAAAGTGAAGCTTTTGTGGCAGAAGTCCTCAAGGATTTCCCAGAAACTTCTTATGTCATTGTCAATGAAAGTGGTGCCTCTGTCTACTCTGCATCAGAGTTGGCTCGTCATGAGTTTCCAGATTTGACGGTTGAAAAACGCTCTGCCATTTCTATTGCCCGTCGTCTCCAAGACCCATTGGCCGAGTTGGTTAAGATTGACCCTAAATCAATCGGAGTAGGCCAATACCAGCACGATGTTAGCCAGAAGAAACTGTCTGAAAATCTTGATTTCGTCGTTGATACCGTGGTTAACCAAGTCGGTGTCAATGTCAATACGGCAAGTAGTACCCTCTTGTCACACGTGTCAGGACTCAACAAGACCATCTCTGAAAATATCGTCGCCTACCGTGAGGAAAATGGTGAGATTGTATCACGTGCTGAAATCAAAAAGGTCCCACGTCTCGGTGCCAAAGCCTTCGAACAAGCAGCTGGTTTCCTCCGTATCCCAAATGCCAAGAATATCTTGGATAATACAGGGGTCCACCCAGAGTCTTACCCAGCGGTAAAAGACCTCTTCAAGCAGTTGGATATCACAGATTTGGACGACTCTGCCAAAGAGAAATTGAAGGCTCTTAATCTTAAAGAAACAGCAGAAGAGCTAGGGCTTGGACAGGAAACCCTTAAAGATATCATCGCTGACCTTTTGAAACCAGGTCGTGACCTCCGTGATGATTTTGAAGCACCAGTGCTTCGTCAGGATGTTCTTGAACTCAAAGACTTGTCAGTCGGACAAAAACTTGAAGGGACAGTCCGAAATGTTGTGGACTTTGGTGCCTTTGTGGATATCGGTGTCCATGAGGATGGACTTATCCATATCTCTGAGATGAGCAAGAGCTTCGTTAACCACCCAAGTCAGGTCGTTTCTGTTGGGGATTTGGTTACCGTGTGGGTATCAAAAGTTGATTTGGAGCATGAAAAACTTAACCTCTCCTTGGTGAATCCACGTGAATCTAACTGA
- a CDS encoding SprT family protein has protein sequence MNLTDYVKTVSIEDFGWEFKHQALWNKRLRTTGGRFFPKDGHLDFNPKLYEEHGLETFRKIVRHELCHYHLYFQGKGYKHVDRDFKDLLAKVEGLRYAPKMQGQKEKYYLYQCQSCGHIYRRKRRVNTQKFGCGLCRGKLIFLNQS, from the coding sequence GTGAATCTAACTGATTATGTTAAGACTGTTTCTATAGAAGATTTTGGCTGGGAATTTAAACATCAAGCCTTGTGGAACAAGCGTCTCCGGACCACTGGAGGGCGGTTTTTTCCCAAGGATGGACACTTAGATTTCAACCCAAAACTCTATGAGGAACATGGTCTTGAGACCTTTCGAAAAATCGTCCGCCACGAGCTTTGTCATTATCACCTTTATTTTCAAGGTAAGGGCTACAAGCATGTTGATAGAGATTTTAAGGACTTACTAGCCAAGGTTGAAGGCCTTAGATACGCTCCAAAGATGCAAGGTCAAAAGGAGAAGTACTACCTCTATCAGTGCCAATCTTGTGGTCATATCTACCGTCGCAAACGCCGTGTCAATACACAGAAGTTTGGATGCGGTCTGTGTCGAGGCAAGCTCATTTTTCTAAATCAGTCCTAG